A portion of the Leifsonia sp. EB41 genome contains these proteins:
- a CDS encoding GNAT family N-acetyltransferase has translation MPGPEIVEAHLPPLSERVEAPPTYRPRHPLVAEWRPIAESDTDAVLAVLRASDAADHPNYLTTREELADELAFSFLDLERDTLLAQGHDGSVLAVGSVLEPPRQVSLVREFMNGAVHPDHRGKGIGRELLAWQRARGEQKLATIETALPGWLVGYADRRAPDRERLLTAAGFRAARWFHTMERDLALPIPEVTPTEAVRIVPYTSDLADAVHAARDEAFRDHWGSQPLSDEQWESLIGGTFAPEVSFVALAGEDVAGVVLCDVNPDDWPGQGFSGPYISTVAVTRAHRGRRIAPALLSAVLTESSRRGWQKAVLDVDAASPTGADSLYTGMGFVTTFGETALVREY, from the coding sequence ATGCCGGGGCCTGAGATCGTCGAAGCGCACCTCCCACCGCTGAGCGAGCGCGTGGAGGCGCCGCCGACGTACCGGCCGCGGCATCCGCTGGTCGCCGAGTGGCGCCCGATCGCGGAGTCCGACACCGACGCCGTGCTCGCGGTGCTGCGGGCGAGCGACGCAGCCGACCATCCCAACTACCTCACGACGCGGGAGGAGCTGGCGGACGAGCTCGCCTTCAGCTTCCTCGACCTGGAGCGGGACACCCTCCTCGCGCAGGGGCACGACGGCTCGGTGCTGGCGGTCGGCTCGGTGCTGGAGCCGCCCCGGCAGGTCTCCCTGGTGCGCGAGTTCATGAACGGCGCCGTGCACCCGGATCACCGCGGGAAGGGCATCGGCCGCGAGCTGCTCGCCTGGCAGCGGGCGCGCGGGGAGCAGAAGCTGGCGACGATCGAGACGGCGCTGCCGGGCTGGCTGGTGGGCTATGCGGACCGCCGGGCGCCGGATCGCGAGCGGCTGCTGACGGCCGCCGGTTTCAGGGCGGCCCGCTGGTTCCACACGATGGAGCGCGACCTGGCACTCCCGATCCCCGAGGTGACCCCGACGGAAGCCGTGCGGATCGTGCCGTACACGAGCGACCTCGCCGACGCGGTGCACGCGGCGCGGGACGAGGCCTTCCGCGACCACTGGGGGAGCCAGCCGCTCAGCGACGAGCAGTGGGAGTCGCTGATCGGCGGGACGTTCGCTCCAGAGGTGTCCTTCGTCGCGCTGGCCGGCGAGGACGTAGCCGGAGTGGTCCTCTGCGACGTGAACCCGGACGATTGGCCAGGGCAGGGCTTCTCCGGCCCGTACATCTCGACCGTCGCGGTCACCCGCGCGCACCGCGGCCGGCGCATCGCGCCTGCGCTGCTGAGCGCCGTGCTCACTGAGAGCAGCCGCCGCGGCTGGCAGAAGGCCGTGCTCGATGTGGACGCGGCCAGCCCGACCGGCGCCGACAGCCTCTACACGGGGATGGGGTTCGTCACGACGTTCGGCGAGACCGCCCTCGTCCGTGAGTACTGA
- a CDS encoding MFS transporter, which produces MTTVAPSPTRTRTPVRAAVAGFLGSAVEYYDFFIFGSAAALIFPHIFFPDADTTARVMSFATFGFAYVARPVGAVVLGHFGDRIGRRKVLVFTLALMGFSTFAIGCLPTFETVGWLAPVLLVLCRLLQGLSAAGEQAGASSMTLEHAPDGRRAFFTSWTLTGTQGGQVLAAIAFIPIMALPEDVLYSVGWRIPFWLSAVVVVVAFVVRRSLPESPEFVSAAEGGEIEKLPLVGLLRSHWRDVLRVVFLAMIAAVSTVFGNLAIAYGTDAGLAASVTLWLVVVANIVALVTQPLFGMLADRIGRKPVFIYGALASAVLMPFYLRSMSGSEVWVTFLLAVAVFSCGYAAANAVWPSFYNEMFPREVRFSGVAIGTQLGFLMAGFAPSIVTAMGGTGPDGWIVISVFTAVIAVVVTLAALTARETARTPTADLGRRR; this is translated from the coding sequence ATGACCACCGTCGCTCCATCCCCCACGCGTACGCGGACTCCGGTGCGCGCGGCCGTCGCCGGATTCCTCGGCTCGGCCGTCGAGTACTACGACTTCTTCATCTTCGGGTCGGCCGCCGCCCTGATCTTCCCGCACATCTTCTTCCCCGACGCTGACACGACAGCGCGGGTGATGTCGTTCGCGACGTTCGGATTCGCCTACGTGGCGCGTCCGGTGGGCGCGGTGGTCCTCGGCCACTTCGGCGACCGCATCGGCCGCAGGAAGGTGCTGGTCTTCACGCTCGCGCTGATGGGGTTCTCCACCTTCGCGATCGGCTGCCTGCCGACCTTCGAGACCGTCGGCTGGCTCGCCCCCGTGCTGCTGGTGCTCTGCCGGCTGCTCCAGGGGCTGTCGGCCGCAGGGGAGCAGGCCGGGGCGAGCTCCATGACGCTGGAGCACGCACCGGACGGCCGGCGCGCCTTCTTCACGTCGTGGACGCTGACCGGCACCCAGGGCGGCCAGGTGCTCGCGGCCATCGCGTTCATCCCGATCATGGCGCTGCCGGAGGATGTGCTGTACTCGGTGGGCTGGCGCATCCCGTTCTGGCTGTCGGCCGTCGTGGTCGTCGTCGCGTTCGTGGTGCGCCGGTCGCTGCCGGAGTCGCCGGAGTTCGTCAGCGCGGCCGAGGGCGGCGAGATCGAGAAGCTGCCGCTGGTCGGACTGCTGCGCTCGCACTGGCGGGACGTGCTGCGGGTGGTGTTCCTCGCCATGATCGCGGCGGTGTCGACGGTGTTCGGCAATCTGGCGATCGCGTACGGAACGGACGCGGGCCTTGCAGCCTCAGTGACGCTCTGGCTGGTCGTCGTGGCGAACATCGTGGCGCTCGTGACGCAGCCGCTGTTCGGGATGCTCGCCGACCGGATCGGCCGGAAGCCCGTGTTCATCTACGGCGCGCTGGCGAGCGCCGTGCTGATGCCGTTCTACCTGCGCTCGATGTCCGGTTCGGAGGTCTGGGTCACCTTCCTGCTGGCGGTGGCGGTGTTCTCCTGCGGGTACGCGGCGGCGAACGCCGTCTGGCCGTCGTTCTACAACGAGATGTTCCCGCGCGAGGTGCGCTTCTCGGGCGTCGCGATCGGGACGCAGCTCGGCTTCCTGATGGCCGGCTTCGCGCCGAGCATCGTCACGGCGATGGGCGGAACCGGGCCCGACGGCTGGATCGTGATCTCGGTCTTCACCGCGGTGATCGCGGTGGTCGTGACGCTGGCGGCGCTGACCGCGCGGGAGACCGCGCGGACGCCGACGGCGGACCTCGGCCGCCGCCGCTAG
- a CDS encoding TetR/AcrR family transcriptional regulator encodes MARLDHERIRDAERTRAEILAVASQEFADRGFSGARVDEIARRMSTTKRMIYYYFGGKEQLYVSVLEAAYAEMRGYEQQLDVSDLAPVEAIRAIAERTFDHHTSRQDFVRLVAIENIHRAAFLREVGEPESLALPALELIDEVLRRGRAAGVFRDDIDATDVHMAISSFCVFPVANRHTFGYLFGRDLLNQSRAGHYRRMLGDMIVALLTADR; translated from the coding sequence ATGGCCCGGCTGGATCACGAGCGGATCCGCGACGCGGAGCGCACGCGCGCCGAGATCCTCGCCGTCGCGTCCCAGGAGTTCGCCGACCGCGGTTTCTCCGGAGCCCGCGTGGACGAGATCGCACGGCGGATGTCCACGACGAAGCGGATGATCTACTACTACTTCGGCGGCAAGGAGCAGCTCTACGTGAGCGTGCTGGAGGCCGCCTACGCCGAGATGCGCGGCTACGAGCAGCAGCTCGACGTCTCCGATCTCGCGCCGGTGGAGGCCATCCGCGCCATCGCCGAACGGACCTTCGACCACCACACCAGCCGCCAGGACTTCGTGCGGCTCGTGGCGATCGAGAACATCCACCGCGCCGCGTTCCTGCGCGAGGTGGGCGAGCCGGAGAGCCTGGCGCTCCCCGCTCTCGAGCTGATCGACGAGGTGCTGCGGCGCGGACGGGCTGCTGGCGTGTTCCGCGACGACATCGACGCCACAGACGTGCACATGGCGATCAGCTCCTTCTGCGTGTTCCCGGTGGCCAACCGCCACACGTTCGGGTACCTCTTCGGCCGCGATCTGCTGAACCAGTCGCGCGCCGGCCACTACCGGCGGATGCTCGGCGACATGATCGTCGCGCTCCTCACCGCGGACCGTTGA
- a CDS encoding shikimate dehydrogenase has product MSVVGESYLVGLLGDGVLPSLTPPLHEREADEHGLRYLYRPIDLLALDTEGQDLDPILEWLLDAAMQLGFDAVNITHPFKQRVLRYLDATSPSAESIGAVNTVLLTGGRRIGHNTDVSGFASALRDGLPGAPLDHVVVIGAGGAGAAVTSALLQAGALRVTIADLSAARADALAASLTPRFPEAVIRGIDSIALPEELSHGTDAVTGLVNASFVGMHTHPGIPLDPALLRPSLWVADVVYRPVDTELVRAAREAGCRTLDGGGMAVGQAADAFQLITGVEPDRERMRAHFAEMIREGR; this is encoded by the coding sequence ATGAGCGTGGTCGGAGAGTCGTACCTGGTCGGTCTCCTGGGCGACGGCGTCCTGCCCTCGCTGACACCTCCGCTGCACGAGCGGGAGGCCGACGAGCACGGGCTGCGCTACCTCTACCGCCCCATCGACCTGCTGGCACTCGACACCGAGGGACAGGACCTGGATCCGATCCTCGAGTGGCTCCTCGACGCAGCGATGCAGCTCGGGTTCGACGCGGTCAACATCACCCACCCGTTCAAACAGCGCGTTCTGCGCTACCTCGATGCCACGTCGCCTTCTGCCGAATCCATCGGAGCGGTCAACACCGTCCTCCTCACCGGCGGTCGGCGTATCGGGCACAACACCGACGTGAGCGGTTTCGCGTCCGCGCTCCGGGATGGGCTTCCAGGCGCTCCCCTGGATCATGTGGTGGTGATCGGCGCCGGGGGCGCGGGCGCCGCCGTGACGAGTGCCCTCCTTCAAGCGGGCGCGCTCCGCGTCACCATCGCCGATCTCAGCGCCGCGCGCGCGGACGCACTGGCAGCGAGCCTCACTCCCCGATTCCCGGAGGCCGTCATCCGCGGCATCGACTCGATCGCGCTCCCTGAGGAGCTGAGCCATGGGACGGATGCCGTCACGGGACTGGTCAACGCCAGCTTCGTCGGCATGCACACCCATCCCGGCATCCCCCTCGACCCCGCGCTGCTGCGGCCGAGCCTCTGGGTGGCGGACGTCGTCTACCGGCCGGTCGACACCGAGCTCGTGCGCGCAGCACGGGAGGCCGGCTGCCGCACGCTCGACGGCGGCGGCATGGCCGTCGGCCAGGCGGCGGACGCGTTCCAGCTCATCACCGGCGTCGAGCCCGACCGGGAGCGGATGCGCGCCCACTTCGCCGAGATGATCCGGGAGGGCCGCTGA
- a CDS encoding bifunctional sugar phosphate isomerase/epimerase/4-hydroxyphenylpyruvate dioxygenase family protein: protein MRTSIATVCLSGTLVDKLHAIADAGFDAVEVFEPDLIAAPQSPEEVRALCDRLGLRIALYQPFRDAEGVTEPEFAQILRRAEAKFVLMDRLGVDTVLVCSNVATASIDDDAVSAAQLARLADRADAHGKRLAFEALAWGRYIDDYRRAWRIVERADHPALGLCLDSFHILSRGHDPADIERIPGEKIFFVQVADAPLLSMDVLSWSRHHRLFPGEGGFDLPAFVGHTLRAGYTGPLSLEVFNDVFRQTDPARTARHARRSLTVLEDALESGAARPAAEPRELDQVEVKAHDTDTVAVVLERIGFAPRGRHVTKPAWLYAAGEARIVLNEHNAAGSSPHVAGFGIRTDRPEEAAARAERLGAKRAYRRVLDGEADLPAVLAPDGTEILVSGPESSPAWPDEFAGGRGTPDPAIRGIDHVNLTEPAADIEEAVLFYGTALGLARESSAELAGPAGLVRSQVLRSGDGAVRLALNVVPPLAERAATAAQRHAQHVAIACDDLHGLIGRARARGLRTVPVSANYYDDLAARFELPPGELERLREAGLLYDRDAAGEYLHCYTETVGSVFFELVERRGRYDGFGAANTPVRLTAQHRTA, encoded by the coding sequence ATGCGCACCTCCATCGCGACGGTCTGCCTGTCCGGGACGCTCGTCGACAAGCTGCACGCCATCGCCGACGCCGGGTTCGACGCCGTGGAGGTCTTCGAGCCCGACCTGATCGCCGCACCGCAGTCGCCAGAGGAGGTGCGGGCGCTCTGCGACCGGCTCGGCCTGCGGATCGCGCTCTACCAGCCGTTCCGCGACGCCGAGGGAGTGACCGAGCCGGAGTTCGCGCAGATCCTGCGCCGGGCGGAGGCGAAGTTCGTGCTCATGGACCGGCTCGGTGTCGACACGGTGCTGGTGTGCAGCAACGTCGCCACCGCCTCGATCGACGACGACGCGGTCTCCGCGGCCCAGCTCGCCCGCCTCGCCGACCGCGCGGACGCGCACGGCAAGCGTCTCGCGTTCGAAGCGCTGGCCTGGGGACGGTACATCGACGACTACCGGCGCGCCTGGCGCATCGTGGAGCGGGCCGACCATCCCGCGCTGGGCTTGTGCCTGGACAGCTTCCACATCCTCTCCCGCGGCCACGACCCTGCGGACATCGAGCGGATCCCCGGCGAGAAGATCTTCTTCGTCCAGGTCGCCGACGCCCCGCTGCTGTCGATGGACGTGCTCTCCTGGAGCCGGCACCACCGCCTGTTCCCGGGCGAGGGCGGCTTCGACCTCCCCGCGTTCGTCGGCCACACCCTGCGAGCCGGTTACACCGGTCCGCTGTCGCTGGAGGTCTTCAACGACGTCTTCCGGCAGACCGATCCGGCCCGGACCGCCCGGCACGCCCGCCGATCGCTCACCGTCCTGGAAGACGCGCTCGAGAGCGGCGCTGCCCGCCCCGCTGCCGAGCCCCGCGAGCTCGACCAGGTGGAGGTCAAGGCGCACGACACCGACACCGTGGCCGTCGTGCTGGAGCGGATCGGTTTCGCGCCGCGCGGCCGCCACGTCACGAAGCCGGCCTGGCTCTACGCCGCCGGCGAGGCCCGGATCGTCCTCAACGAGCACAACGCCGCAGGCAGCAGCCCGCACGTCGCCGGTTTCGGTATCCGCACCGACCGGCCGGAGGAGGCCGCCGCCCGCGCGGAGCGCCTCGGCGCGAAACGCGCGTACCGCCGCGTGCTTGACGGGGAGGCCGACCTCCCGGCCGTGCTCGCGCCCGACGGCACCGAGATCCTGGTCAGCGGTCCGGAGAGCAGCCCGGCCTGGCCGGACGAGTTCGCCGGCGGACGCGGAACGCCGGACCCTGCGATCCGCGGCATCGACCACGTCAACCTCACCGAGCCCGCCGCCGACATCGAGGAGGCCGTGCTGTTCTACGGCACAGCGCTCGGCCTCGCCCGCGAGTCATCGGCGGAGCTGGCCGGCCCGGCCGGCCTGGTCCGCAGCCAGGTGCTCCGCTCGGGCGACGGAGCGGTGCGCCTCGCGCTGAACGTCGTCCCGCCGCTCGCGGAACGCGCGGCAACAGCGGCGCAGCGGCACGCGCAGCACGTCGCGATCGCGTGCGACGACCTCCACGGGCTGATCGGCCGCGCGCGAGCGCGGGGACTGCGCACTGTCCCGGTCTCGGCGAACTACTACGACGACCTCGCCGCCCGCTTCGAGCTGCCGCCGGGCGAACTGGAGCGGCTCCGGGAGGCCGGGCTGCTCTACGACCGAGACGCGGCGGGCGAGTACCTGCACTGCTACACCGAGACGGTCGGCTCCGTGTTCTTCGAGCTGGTCGAGCGGCGCGGTCGCTACGACGGCTTCGGCGCCGCCAACACGCCGGTGCGGCTCACCGCGCAGCACAGAACCGCCTGA
- the rplQ gene encoding 50S ribosomal protein L17 — protein MPKPTKGPRLGGGPAHERLMLANLAAALFTHKSIKTTETKAKRLRPYAERLITFAKRGDLHARRRVLAVIGDKSVVHELFTEIAPLVAEREGGYTRITKLGYRKGDNAPMAQIELVLEPVAPKAKSTKKAAAPKAAPVEEPVVEEEADEDTTSEETAAAEAEVVEEATGDAEAAEETTAEAEAEKA, from the coding sequence ATGCCTAAGCCCACCAAGGGCCCCCGCCTCGGAGGCGGCCCCGCGCACGAGCGCCTCATGCTCGCCAACCTGGCTGCTGCGCTGTTCACGCACAAGAGCATCAAGACGACCGAGACCAAGGCCAAGCGCCTGCGTCCCTACGCCGAGCGTCTGATCACGTTCGCGAAGCGCGGCGACCTGCACGCCCGCCGTCGCGTTCTCGCGGTCATCGGCGACAAGTCCGTCGTGCACGAGCTCTTCACCGAGATCGCGCCGCTGGTCGCGGAGCGTGAGGGCGGCTACACCCGCATCACGAAGCTCGGCTACCGCAAGGGCGACAACGCGCCGATGGCGCAGATCGAGCTCGTGCTCGAGCCCGTCGCCCCGAAGGCCAAGTCGACCAAGAAGGCCGCCGCGCCGAAGGCCGCCCCGGTCGAGGAGCCCGTCGTCGAGGAAGAGGCCGACGAGGACACCACGTCCGAGGAGACCGCCGCCGCTGAGGCCGAGGTCGTCGAGGAGGCCACCGGCGACGCCGAGGCCGCCGAGGAGACCACCGCTGAGGCCGAGGCCGAGAAGGCCTGA
- a CDS encoding DNA-directed RNA polymerase subunit alpha, whose protein sequence is MLIAQRPTLTEENISEFRSRFVIEPLEPGFGYTLGNSLRRTLLSSIPGAAVTSIRIDGVLHEFSTVPGVKEDVTEIILNIKGLVVSSEHDEPITAYLRKTGSGQVTAADISAPAGVEIHNPELVIATLNDKAKFEVELTIERGRGYVSAQQNRNEYSEAGQIPIDSIYSPVLKVTYRVEATRAGERTDFDRLVVDVETKPAISPRDAIASAGRTLTELFGLARELNSAAEGIEIGPAPVDQVLSSELSMPIEDLDLSVRSYNCLKREGINTVSELVSLSETQLMNIRNFGQKSVDEVKDKLTEMGLSLKDSVPGFDGAHFYSGYDEDESTTI, encoded by the coding sequence GTGCTCATTGCACAGCGTCCTACGCTCACCGAAGAGAACATCTCCGAGTTCCGCTCGCGGTTCGTCATCGAGCCGCTCGAGCCGGGCTTCGGCTACACGCTCGGCAACTCGCTTCGCCGCACCCTGCTCTCCTCCATCCCGGGCGCCGCCGTCACCAGCATCCGCATCGACGGCGTGCTGCACGAGTTCAGCACCGTCCCTGGTGTCAAGGAGGATGTCACCGAGATCATCCTGAACATCAAGGGCCTGGTCGTCTCCAGCGAGCACGACGAGCCGATCACCGCCTACCTCCGCAAGACCGGCTCCGGCCAGGTCACCGCGGCCGACATCTCGGCTCCGGCGGGCGTGGAGATCCACAACCCCGAGCTGGTCATCGCCACCCTGAACGACAAGGCGAAGTTCGAGGTCGAGCTCACCATCGAGCGCGGCCGCGGCTACGTCTCGGCCCAGCAGAACCGCAACGAGTACAGCGAGGCGGGCCAGATCCCGATCGACTCGATCTACTCCCCGGTCCTCAAGGTCACCTACCGCGTCGAGGCCACCCGTGCCGGCGAGCGCACCGACTTCGACCGCCTCGTGGTCGACGTCGAGACCAAGCCTGCGATCAGCCCGCGCGACGCCATCGCGTCCGCCGGCCGCACGCTGACCGAGCTGTTCGGTCTGGCCCGCGAGCTCAACAGCGCGGCCGAGGGCATCGAGATCGGCCCCGCGCCGGTCGACCAGGTGCTCAGCTCCGAGCTGTCGATGCCGATCGAGGACCTCGACCTGTCGGTCCGGTCGTACAACTGCCTCAAGCGCGAGGGCATCAACACCGTCAGCGAGCTCGTCTCGCTGTCGGAGACGCAGCTCATGAACATCCGCAACTTCGGTCAGAAGTCGGTGGATGAGGTCAAGGACAAGCTGACCGAGATGGGCCTGTCGCTGAAGGACTCGGTTCCCGGGTTCGACGGCGCCCACTTCTACAGCGGGTACGACGAGGACGAGTCCACCACCATCTGA
- the rpsK gene encoding 30S ribosomal protein S11 codes for MAAPKSAARKPRKKEKKNIAVGQAHIKSTFNNTIVSITDTTGAVISWASSGGVGFKGSRKSTPFAAQLAAESAARQAQEHGMKKVDVFVKGPGSGRETAIRSLQAAGLEVGSINDVTPQAHNGCRPPKRRRV; via the coding sequence ATGGCAGCACCCAAGTCGGCCGCTCGCAAGCCGCGCAAGAAGGAAAAGAAGAACATCGCTGTGGGCCAGGCCCACATCAAGAGCACCTTCAACAACACCATCGTCTCGATCACCGACACCACCGGTGCGGTCATCTCGTGGGCGTCCTCCGGTGGAGTTGGTTTCAAGGGCTCGCGCAAGTCCACCCCGTTCGCCGCGCAGTTGGCAGCCGAGTCGGCCGCCCGCCAGGCGCAGGAGCACGGGATGAAGAAGGTCGACGTCTTCGTCAAGGGCCCGGGCTCGGGCCGCGAGACCGCGATCCGTTCGCTCCAGGCCGCCGGCCTCGAGGTGGGCTCGATCAACGACGTCACCCCCCAGGCGCACAACGGCTGCCGCCCGCCGAAGCGTCGCCGCGTCTAG
- the rpsM gene encoding 30S ribosomal protein S13, producing the protein MARLAGVDIPREKRVEVALTYIYGVGRTRALQTLRETEISGDIRVKDLTDDQLVALRDYIEGNFKVEGDLRREVAADIRRKVEIGSYEGIRHRKGLPVRGQRTKTNARTRKGPKRTVAGKKKAR; encoded by the coding sequence ATGGCACGTCTAGCAGGCGTCGACATCCCGCGCGAGAAGCGCGTGGAGGTCGCACTCACCTACATCTACGGCGTCGGGCGCACTCGTGCGCTGCAGACCCTTCGCGAGACCGAGATCTCGGGCGACATTCGCGTCAAGGACCTGACCGACGACCAGCTCGTCGCACTGCGCGACTACATCGAAGGCAACTTCAAGGTCGAGGGTGACCTCCGCCGCGAGGTCGCCGCCGACATCCGCCGCAAGGTCGAGATCGGCAGCTACGAGGGCATCCGCCACCGCAAGGGCCTCCCGGTCCGCGGCCAGCGAACCAAGACGAACGCGCGTACCCGCAAGGGCCCGAAGCGTACCGTCGCCGGTAAGAAGAAGGCTCGCTAG
- the rpmJ gene encoding 50S ribosomal protein L36 encodes MKVNPSVKKICDKCKVIRRNGRVMVICENPRHKQRQG; translated from the coding sequence ATGAAGGTCAACCCCTCCGTCAAGAAGATCTGCGACAAGTGCAAGGTCATCCGTCGCAACGGCCGGGTCATGGTCATCTGCGAGAACCCGCGCCACAAGCAGCGCCAGGGCTGA
- the infA gene encoding translation initiation factor IF-1: MAKKDGVIEIEGSVIEALPNAMFRVELTNGHKVLAHISGKMRQHYIRILPEDRVIVELSPYDLTRGRIVYRYK; encoded by the coding sequence ATGGCCAAGAAAGACGGTGTCATCGAGATCGAAGGATCTGTGATCGAGGCGCTCCCCAACGCGATGTTCCGCGTGGAGCTGACCAACGGTCACAAGGTTCTTGCCCACATCTCAGGCAAGATGCGTCAGCACTACATCCGTATCCTCCCCGAGGACCGCGTGATCGTGGAGCTGAGCCCCTACGATCTGACCCGCGGCCGGATCGTCTACCGCTACAAGTAA
- the map gene encoding type I methionyl aminopeptidase, producing the protein MALRRSIYKSPAQLRLMVAPGRATAASLDAVAAAVAAGVSTLELDRIAEAAIEALGGKSNFKLEAGYHHTICASVNDEVVHGIPGARLLQPGDILSVDSGAIQEGWNGDAARTFVLPDPAHPERVAERRKLSEVTEQSLWHGIARLASARHLNEVGEAVEDHIMSQGDYGILTDYIGHGIGRRMHEDPPVFNYRVRSKGPEVRPGLVVAIEPMVVLGDQDTYVKDDGWTVATEDGSAAAHWEHSVAVHADGIWVLTAVDGGAEGLAPFGITPTPIP; encoded by the coding sequence ATGGCACTGCGTCGGTCGATCTACAAGTCGCCCGCCCAGCTCCGACTCATGGTCGCGCCGGGGCGGGCGACTGCGGCGTCCCTCGACGCCGTTGCCGCAGCCGTGGCCGCCGGCGTCTCCACTCTGGAGCTCGACCGGATCGCCGAGGCCGCGATCGAAGCGCTCGGCGGGAAGTCCAACTTCAAGCTGGAGGCGGGTTACCACCACACGATCTGCGCGTCGGTCAACGACGAGGTCGTGCACGGCATCCCCGGGGCGCGTCTGCTGCAGCCGGGTGACATCCTGTCGGTCGACAGCGGCGCCATCCAGGAGGGCTGGAACGGCGACGCTGCGCGGACGTTCGTGCTGCCCGACCCGGCCCACCCGGAGCGTGTCGCCGAGCGGCGGAAGCTGTCGGAGGTCACCGAGCAGTCGCTCTGGCACGGCATCGCGCGGCTCGCGAGCGCCCGGCACCTCAACGAGGTGGGCGAGGCGGTCGAGGACCACATCATGTCGCAGGGCGACTACGGCATCCTCACCGACTACATCGGCCACGGCATCGGCCGTCGCATGCACGAGGATCCTCCGGTGTTCAACTACCGGGTGCGCTCCAAGGGCCCGGAGGTCCGCCCTGGTCTCGTGGTCGCGATCGAGCCGATGGTGGTGCTGGGGGACCAGGACACCTACGTGAAGGACGACGGCTGGACCGTCGCCACCGAGGACGGCTCGGCCGCCGCGCACTGGGAGCACAGCGTCGCGGTGCACGCCGACGGCATCTGGGTGCTGACGGCGGTCGACGGCGGGGCCGAAGGGCTCGCGCCGTTCGGGATCACGCCGACGCCGATCCCGTAG
- a CDS encoding adenylate kinase, which translates to MLIVGPPGAGKGTQASRITSVYGIPDISTGDIFRANIKNETPLGQQVKAIVDAGDYVPDSLTNQLVTDRLNEDDAKDGFLLDGYPRTLEQVKYLDDLLASKGQELAAVIQLVADQDEIVARLSKRAQEQGRADDSEEAIRHRQEVYLRETSPLIDVYSRRGLLVEVDGLGAMDDVAARIRSALADRGILPLEGAGEPVA; encoded by the coding sequence ATGCTGATCGTCGGACCTCCCGGAGCGGGCAAGGGCACTCAGGCCTCCCGCATCACCTCCGTGTACGGGATCCCCGACATCTCCACGGGCGACATCTTCCGGGCCAACATCAAGAACGAGACGCCGCTCGGCCAGCAGGTCAAGGCGATCGTCGACGCGGGCGACTACGTTCCGGACAGCCTCACCAACCAGCTCGTCACCGACCGGCTGAACGAGGACGACGCGAAGGACGGCTTCCTCCTCGACGGCTATCCGCGCACGCTCGAGCAGGTGAAGTACCTCGACGATCTGCTGGCCTCGAAGGGCCAGGAGCTCGCCGCGGTGATCCAGCTCGTCGCCGACCAGGACGAGATCGTCGCGCGCCTCAGCAAGCGTGCGCAGGAGCAGGGCCGCGCCGATGACTCCGAGGAGGCCATCCGGCACCGCCAGGAGGTCTACCTCCGCGAGACGTCCCCGCTGATCGACGTGTACAGCCGGCGCGGACTCCTGGTCGAGGTCGATGGCCTCGGTGCGATGGACGATGTCGCCGCCCGCATCCGTTCGGCTCTGGCCGATCGCGGCATCCTCCCGCTGGAGGGCGCCGGCGAGCCGGTCGCCTAG